A stretch of Acropora muricata isolate sample 2 chromosome 7, ASM3666990v1, whole genome shotgun sequence DNA encodes these proteins:
- the LOC136924007 gene encoding uncharacterized protein — MLLFQSCHICKGKIPSEVEAQQIGTKAVITTVCTNPGCCAESTWHSQPNMPGTKLPAGNFLLCMSILFAGGSMTKVRQIFNHMGLACISMNTFFKQQRSHLFPTVHLFWKDYQTKLLKKLKDFGTGLVLAGGGRHDSMGHCAKFGAYTILCCTAIPSIIHFALVQRNQTGNSPAMEFIGFQLCMNFLAGCGIVITTFISDRHIQIAAYFKTVLKHITQYFDLWHLKKKIKKLISKLAKEKDNEQLKDWIKPSSLEC, encoded by the exons ATGTTGTTGTTTCAGTCATGCCACATTTGCAAGGGCAAGATTCCATCAGAAGTTGAAGCTCAACAGATCGGCACCAAAGCTGTCATTACCACTGTCTGCACAAATCCAGGATGCTGTGCAGAATCTACATGGCACAGCCAGCCAAATATGCCAGGCACCAAACTTCCTGCAGGGAATTTTCTTCTTTGCATGTCCATCCTGTTTGCTGGTGGTTCAATGACAAAAGTAAGACAGATCTTCAACCATATGGGTTTGGCATGCATATCAATGAACACCTTCTTCAAACAGCAAAGA AGTCATTTGTTCCCTACTGTGCACCTCTTCTGGAAAGATTATCAAACCAAGCTACTGAAAAAGCTGAAGGATTTTGGTACTGGCCTTGTTCTTGCAGGCGGTGGGCGTCATGACAGTATGGGGCACTGTGCCAAGTTTGGTGCGTACACCATATTATGTTGTACAGCCATCCCATCCATAATCCATTTTGCACTTGTACAG aGGAATCAAACTGGCAACAGCCCCGCAATGGAGTTCATAGGTTTTCAGCTGTGTATGAATTTCCTTGCTGGGTGTGGCATCGTAATAACCACCTTTATCTCAGACCGTCACATCCAGATTGCAGCCTACTTCAAGACAGTCCTCAAACACATCACACAATACTTTGACCTATGGCatttaaagaaaa aGATCAAGAAACTTAtttcaaaacttgcaaaagaGAAAGACAATGAACAGCTTAAGGATTGGATAAAGCCATCTTCACTGGAGTGCTAA
- the LOC136921949 gene encoding uncharacterized protein: MNFKFIVLKMLSCCSFKALVGGVCGYDPKDRKRDSEIVPLLSCDKDINRHKSLYKFTGPEDEVELILCRAAKFTKSKSLSSMTICRNHRSKLGIGWSRGSSTRCRVPEEISYHGKEKGVWPKGERGLGKKESEVILQKTGLFVQVGSGICRKCRGRLKELTVTEDPSLMSTSFNINDEMQRMTLDDEEATFSPIATSAVTWTPKSVNVETPSSIYQPSERFRTPSEDVYEERCTSKEKLNSFLASRDISPIRYSMITPWEEAAERTKWFHTRKARKVVIAALEEIAPHSAEMLLNSLQSSKEDERDIDSTLMGVLVECYQNASHWSTRRQILSIMADKVSFKVV; the protein is encoded by the exons ATGAATTTCAAGTTTATTGTACTGAAAATGTTGAGTTGCTGTTCTTTCAAAGCCCTTGTTGGTGGAGTCTGCGGTTATGACCCTAAAGACCGTAAGCGTGACTCTGAAATTGTTCCTTTATTGTCTTGTGATAAGGACATCAACCGTCACAAATCTCTTTACAAATTTACCGGGCCTGAAGATGAGGTTGAGCTGATTTTATGCCGAGCGGCTAAGTTCACAAAGAGCAAAAGCTTGAGCTCTATGACGATATGCCGAAACCACCGATCGAAACTGGGTATAGGTTGGAGCAGAGGATCCAGCACTAGGTGCAGGGTTCCGGAGGAAATCTCATACcatggaaaagaaaaaggagtgTGGCCGAAAGGTGAAAGAGGGCTGGGCAAAAAGGAGTCTGAGGTTATCTTACAAAAGACTGGTTTGTTCGTCCAAGTTGGATCAG GTATATGTAGAAAATGCAGAGGGAGGTTGAAAGAACTGACTGTTACTGAAGATCCTTCACTAATGAGTACTAGCTTCAACATTAATGATGAGATGCAGAGAATGACGTTG GATGATGAAGAGGCAACCTTTAGTCCTATCGCTACAAGTGCAGTAACGTGGACGCCAAAAAGCGTAAATGTCGAAACACCATCAAGTATCTATCAACCGTCTGAACGTTTTAGAACTCCATCTGAAGATGTCTATGAAGAACGTTGCACTTCAAAGGAAAAGCTAAATTCATTTTTGGCCTCCCGAGACATAAGTCCTATCCGTTATTCAATGATTACTCCTTGGGAAGAAGCTGCAGAAAGAACAAAGTGGTTTCACACACGCAAGGCGAGGAAGGTTGTAATTGCAGCGTTGGAAGAAATAGCCCCTCATAGCGCAGAGATGTTGCTCAATTCCTTGCAGTCATCTAAAGAAGACGAACGCGACATTGATTCTACGCTAATGGGAGTTCTAGTTGAGTGTTATCAAAATGCAAGTCACTGGAGTACGCGCAGACAGATATTATCGATCATGGCTGATAAGGTCAGCTTTAAAGTTGTCTAA
- the LOC136923786 gene encoding uncharacterized protein, translating to MFCRHILAALHFNYNLRREAKTNPDGTEKVKASYPKYKNGEASVRSVKIEQNFDYVEELYQFYLSTSKEELAIAVDELKEMTPQPIVSMFDKQPKEAAVQKRSERKRMVTKEVPPTVETPVEQPEGRTGAQTTTRKERRCRTCKEPLKGHKNVTSCPKNQK from the exons ATGTTTTGCAg gCACATTCTAGCTGCACTTCACTTCAACTACAATTTACGCAGAGAAGCAAAGACAAATCCAGATGGAACAGAGAAAGTCAAAGCTAGTTACCCAAAATACAAGAATGGAGAAGCAAGTGTCAGGAGTGTCAAGATAGAACAGAATTTTG acTATGTTGAGGAGCTCTACCAGTTTTATCTGAGTACCAGCAAAGAGGAGCTGGCTATTGCTGTGGATGAACTCAAAGAGATGACCCCACAACCAATTGTGTCAATGTTTGACAAACAACCTAAGGAAGCTGCTGTACAAAAGCGAAGTGAGAGGAAGAGAATGGTCACAAAGGAGGTCCCTCCTACAGTAGAAA CTCCTGTGGAACAACCCGAGGGAAGAACAGGTGCCcagacaacaacaagaaaggaaaGACGATGCAGAACATGCAAAGAACCACTGAAAGGTCACAAGAATGTGACCAGTTGTCCTAAAAACcaaaagtaa
- the LOC136921951 gene encoding uncharacterized protein, translating to MSDQQLLSFDQNRAEYVANSGSFCRQVCFKVVVMLSYFLLLSWRFIGLLLYSIHAASCFFQEKVASHRCKNFTTFSYANELEISWQVTSFINTLIVILVLLTVPSYEGYLSALRNNSRHARFWSLFAQLIVAVSYNIIVICTETIGISKIIEVMLILGEISTTLVVYLWNTVPSPWREPRDSAKNLAYSLTLVVFILENLYLFALTSTQAAFQVTGVNNFRQTPSTLHAITIVVNAGEATFYYAMMKFFWNKLFDDRRNLLINDNV from the coding sequence ATGAGTGATCAACAGCTTCTTTCTTTTGATCAAAATCGTGCAGAATACGTGGCAAACAGCGGGTCATTTTGCCGTCAAGTTTGTTTTAAGGTTGTGGTTATGTTGTCTTATTTTCTCCTTCTTTCATGGCGATTCATCGGCTTGCTGCTGTACAGCATTCATGCCGCAAGTTGCTTCTTCCAAGAAAAGGTTGCTAGTCATCGCTGCAAAAACTTCACGACCTTCTCTTATGCAAACGAACTGGAAATAAGTTGGCAGGTGACTTCATTTATCAACACTCTGATCGTTATTCTTGTTCTTCTAACGGTGCCTAGCTATGAAGGATATCTTTCCGCTCTTCGAAACAACTCGAGACATGCTCGGTTTTGGTCGCTTTTTGCTCAGTTGATAGTTGCTGTTAGTTACAACATCATCGTCATTTGCACTGAGACAATTGGGATAAGTAAAATTATTGAGGTTATGTTGATTCTCGGGGAGATATCCACTACTCTCGTCGTGTATCTGTGGAATACTGTGCCCTCGCCATGGAGGGAACCTAGAGATTCCGCAAAGAATTTGGCATACTCGCTTACTTTGGTTGTATTCATTCTTGAGAATTTGTATCTCTTCGCGTTGACGTCCACACAAGCTGCTTTCCAAGTAACAGGAGTGAACAACTTTCGTCAAACCCCATCCACACTACATGCAATTACTATAGTGGTAAATGCTGGAGAAGCCACCTTTTATTACGCCATGATGAAGTTCTTCTGGAATAAGTTGTTTGATGATCGAAGAAATCTTCTGATCAATGACAATGTTTGA